In one Chelmon rostratus isolate fCheRos1 chromosome 7, fCheRos1.pri, whole genome shotgun sequence genomic region, the following are encoded:
- the LOC121608700 gene encoding ribonucleoside-diphosphate reductase large subunit gives MHVIKRDGRQERVMFDKITSRIQKLCYGLNSDFVDPAQITMKVIQGLYSGVTTVELDTLAAEIAATLTTKHPDYAILAARIAVSNLHKETKKVFSDVMEDLYNYINPLNKRHSPMISKETLNIVLENKDRLNSAIIYDRDFSYNFFGFKTLERSYLLKINGKVAERPQHMLMRVSVGIHTTDIDAAIETYNLLSEKWFTHASPTLFNAGTNRPQLSSCFLLAMKDDSIEGIYDTLKQCALISKSAGGIGVAVSCIRSTGSYIAGTNGNSNGLVPMLRVYNNTARYVDQGGNKRPGAFAMYLEPWHFDVFDFLELKKNTGKEEQRARDLFYALWIPDLFMKRVESNQDWSLMCPNECPGLDECWGEEFEKLYTTYEKEGRVKRVVKAQQLWHAIIESQTETGTPYMLYKDACNRKSNHQNLGTIKSSNLCTEIVEYTSDDEVAVCNLASIALNMYVTPERTFDFKKLAYVTKVIVKNLNKIIEINFYPVPEAEKSNKRHRPIGIGVQGLADAFILMRYPFESPEAQLLNTHIFETIYYAALEASCELAAELGPYETYEGSPVSKGILQYDMWEKMPTDLLDWKLLKEKIAKHGVRNSLLVAPMPTASTAQILGNNESIEAYTSNIYTRRVLSGEFQIVNPHLLKDLTERGLWSEEMKNQLIAHNGSIQDIEGIPDDLKQLYKTVWEISQKTVLKMAADRGAFIDQSQSLNIHIAEPNYGKLTSMHFYGWKQGLKTGMYYLRTKPAANPIQFTLNKEKLKETQEPVKASEEETKERNIAAMVCSLENRDECLMCGS, from the exons ATGCATGTGATAAAGCGAG ATGGACGCCAAGAGCGCGTCATGTTCGATAAAATCACCTCTCGCATCCAGAAGCTGTGCTATGGACTGAACTCTGACTTTGTGGATCCAGCCCAGATTACCATGAAGGTGATCCAGGGTTTGTACAGCGGAGTCACCACCGTGGAGCTCGACACACTGGCTGCAGAGATCGCAGCCACTCTCACAACTAAACACCCCGACTATGCCATCCTCGCTGCGCGCATCGCTGTGTCAAACCTTCACAAAGAGACGAAGAAGGTGTTCAGCGATGTGATGGAGGATCTGTACAACTACATCAACCCCTTAAATAAACGTCACTCTCCCATGATCTCCAAGGAGACGCTCAACATTGTTCTGGAGAACAAAGACCGCCTCAACTCTGCCATAATTTACGACCGTGATTTCTCTTACAACTTCTTTGGCTTCAAGACTCTGGAGCGGTCCTACCTGTTGAAGATAAATGGCAAAGTGGCCGAGCGACCGCAGCACATGCTCATGAGAGTATCTGTAGGAATCCACACAACAGATATCGATGCAGCCATTGAAACCTACAACCTGCTGTCAGAGAAGTGGTTCACCCACGCCTCCCCTACACTCTTCAACGCAGGGACCAACAGGCCACAGCTGtccagctgcttcctgctcGCCATGAAAGACGACAGCATCGAAGGTATTTATGACACGTTGAAGCAATGTGCGCTCATCTCCAAGTCAGCTGGAGGAATTGGTGTGGCGGTCAGCTGCATCAGATCAACAGGGAGCTACATCGCCGGCACCAACGGCAACTCCAACGGGCTTGTCCCCATGCTGAGAGTATACAACAACACGGCACGTTATGTCGACCAGGGTGGCAACAAGAGACCCGGAGCCTTTGCCATGTACCTGGAGCCCTGgcactttgatgtgtttgacttcctggagctgaagaagaacacaggaaaggaggagcagagggcCAGAGACCTTTTCTATGCCCTGTGGATCCCCGACCTGTTCATGAAAAGAGTGGAGAGCAACCAAGACTGGTCTCTAATGTGTCCAAACGAGTGCCCTGGGCTGGATGAGTGCTGGGGGGAGGAGTTTGAGAAGCTCTACACCACATATGAGAAGGAAGGGAGGGTCAAGCGTGTGGTCAAGGCTCAGCAGCTGTGGCACGCCATTATCGAGTCCCAGACAGAAACTGGGACACCATACATGCTGTACAAAGACGCCTGCAACAGGAAGAGCAACCACCAGAATCTGGGCACCATCAAAAGCAGCAACCTCTGTACAGAAATTGTTGAATACACCAGTGATGACGAGGTCGCGGTTTGTAATCTGGCCTCCATTGCGCTCAACATGTACGTCACCCCGGAGCGGACTTTTGACTTTAAGAAACTAGCATACGTGACTAAAGTAATCGTCAAAAACTTGAACAAGATCATTGAGATTAACTTCTATCCAGTGCCTGAAGCAGAGAAGTCCAACAAGCGCCACAGGCCAATAGGAATCGGTGTCCAGGGTTTGGCAGATGCCTTCATCCTCATGCGTTATCCGTTTGAAAGCCCAGAGGCTCAGCTGCTGAACACTCACATCTTTGAGACCATCTACTACGCTGCCCTGGAGGCGAGCTGCGAGCTGGCCGCTGAGCTGGGCCCCTATGAGACGTACGAAGGCTCTCCGGTCAGCAAGGGCATCCTGCAGTACGACATGTGGGAGAAGATGCCCACCGACCTGCTGGACTGGAAGCTGCTGAAAGAGAAGATCGCCAAGCACGGCGTGAGGAACAGTCTGCTGGTGGCCCCGATGCCCACAGCCTCCACCGCCCAGATCCTGGGCAACAACGAGTCTATCGAAGCCTACACCAGCAACATCTACACCCGCAGGGTCCTCTCTGGAGAGTTTCAGATCGTGAATCCTCATCTGCTCAAAGACCTGACGGAGAGGGGGCTGTGGAGCGAGGAGATGAAGAACCAGCTAATTGCTCACAACGGGTCCATTCAG GACATTGAAGGAATTCCAGACGACCTGAAGCAGCTGTATAAAACCGTGTGGGAAATCTCCCAGAAGACCGTACTGAAGATGGCCGCCGACCGCGGTGCCTTCATTGACCAGAGCCAGTCCCTGAACATCCACATCGCAGAGCCGAACTACGGCAAACTGACCAGCATGCACTTCTATGGCTGGAAACAA GGTCTGAAGACAGGAATGTACTACCTGAGGACGAAGCCTGCTGCTAACCCCATCCAGTTCACCCTGAACaaggagaagctgaaggagaCGCAGGAGCCGGTCAAGGCCTCAGAGGAGGAGACCAAAGAGCGCAACATTGCTGCCATGGTGTGTTCTCTAGAGAACCGAGATGAGTGCCTCATGTGCGGATCGTAA